One Balneola sp. DNA window includes the following coding sequences:
- the clpP gene encoding ATP-dependent Clp endopeptidase, proteolytic subunit ClpP yields the protein MIKDQPLFEDPNLDSIQSIQNNLVPMVVESTSRGERAYDIYSRLLKDRIIIMGSPVNDTVASSIMAQLLFLESEDPEKDINFYINSPGGVVSAGLAIYDTIQHIKCDVATTCMGMAASMGAVLLTAGTKGKRSCLPHSRVMIHQPLGGTRGQASDIEIEAREILRVKKELSQILADHSDKTVEQIMEDSDRNNWMTAQEAKDYGLIDNVLSKPSSSK from the coding sequence ATGATTAAGGATCAACCGCTTTTTGAAGACCCGAATTTAGATTCCATTCAATCTATCCAGAATAACCTTGTACCAATGGTTGTTGAGTCAACCAGTCGGGGCGAGCGTGCTTATGATATTTATTCTCGTCTGCTTAAGGACCGAATTATTATTATGGGTTCTCCGGTAAATGATACCGTTGCAAGCTCTATCATGGCTCAGCTGCTGTTTTTGGAATCTGAAGATCCTGAGAAAGACATCAACTTTTATATTAATAGTCCCGGTGGCGTTGTTTCAGCCGGTTTAGCTATTTATGATACCATCCAGCACATTAAGTGTGATGTTGCCACTACCTGCATGGGAATGGCCGCAAGTATGGGCGCTGTGTTGTTGACTGCGGGAACCAAAGGTAAGAGAAGTTGCCTCCCTCACTCACGAGTTATGATTCACCAGCCACTCGGCGGCACCAGAGGTCAGGCCAGCGATATTGAGATTGAAGCTCGGGAAATTCTGCGTGTCAAAAAGGAATTGAGCCAAATCCTTGCGGATCACAGTGACAAAACGGTTGAGCAAATTATGGAAGATTCAGACCGCAACAACTGGATGACTGCACAGGAAGCAAAAGACTACGGCTTGATCGATAACGTACTCTCAAAGCCTAGCAGTTCTAAATAA